The Polyangium aurulentum genomic interval GTCGGTGCGGGCGCCTTCGTGGTCGTCGTGGGCGTCGCGGCAGGCTTCGCCGCGCCCTGGGCGCTCGCAGGCGCCGCCGCCATCATGCCCGCAGCGAACATTCCGAGCGCCGCCCAAGCGGCACGTCGCGACCAGCCCGTTTTTCCCGTGTCCCCCAGGCCGGCATCCACCGGCCAAACGTTTCGTCGTTCCATGTGCGCCCGCATTGGAACGCATCCCCCGGTCCCTCGACAAGAAAAAAACGGCCCTCTGTGTCGCTCCTTCCGTCCACGCGCGTCTGGTCACGTGGGCTCCCAGTCGATTTCCTGCTCTCCCCCACCCCCCCGCCAAACCGTCCGCGACGGCGGCGAAGGCCCGGCAAGGACCTCCGCCGCGCGCGATCCTTGGACCTCTAACGATCGGGCAAGGGCGTCTCGTCGAGCACGCAGTGGAGCAACTCGGGATCGCACTTCGTCTTCCAGTCGGGGTTGATCCCCGAGCCGAACTCGCGCCCCTGGTCCGGGTCGGCCTCGGGGTCGCATTGCTCGTTGCTCGCCACGTCCGGCGTGTTCTCGTCGCCGTCCGCGTCCACGCCGCAGTAAACCGAGGGAAAGAGCGCGACCACCCTGTACCTCGCCGAGCAGCCCTCGAGCACGTTCTCGAGCGTCATCTCCCCCGTCATCTGCGTGCCGGGCGCCTGCGGGGTCACGTAGATTTTCAGGTTTCTCCACTCCTGCCGCAGGTGCTCCGCCGGGATCGGATCGGTCATGCCGCCCATTCCGTCGTCCATGGCCGGGATCTCGGGCACGCTCTGCTCCGCGACCGAGAGCGCCGGCGTGCCGTTCGCCCCGCCCGCATAGCAGATGTTCCCATCGTCCGGCAGGTTCGTGTAATCGCCGATCGCATAGGGCTTGTTGTCCTCGTCGGCGACGCCGAACTCCGTACCCCGGTGCAACAGATCGCCGAGCAGGCGCGATTGCACCGCGATCCGCCGATCGTCGTAATCGGCGAGCGATCGGTCCGCGTTGGGCGCGAGGTACGTCGACAGGCCGATCTCGCCGCCCTTCAGCTCGGCGCAGCTCCCGTCGCCCTCGAGCAGCTCGTATTTCGCGTAAAACGGTCCGTGACCGACCACGCACTGGATTGCAGGCTGCGAGCAGGACGCGCCCGACAGCCCGAGCGCCCCGAGGCCGAGCGCGCCCGCGAGCGCGGCGGCGATGCTTAGTTTCTTCTTCGTGGTGCGCATGGCTTGCCTCCTCAGAACGTCACCCGCGCGTTGATGCGGAACTGACGCGGGGTCTGGAACTGCGTGGGCTTTCCGAAGTTCGGGTTCTTGTCGGCGTCGTTGAACGGCGTGCCGTCGTAATAAACGAGCTTGCCCTTGTCCGCCGCCAGATCCCCCGTCGTGCCCTTCGGGATTGGACGCACGTCGGAGAAGGTGTAATTCTGATCCACGCCCGTGTGCGCCTGGAAGTTGAACAGGTTGAAGACGTCGAGGCCCACCATCAGGCGGCTGCCCTTCGCGATCTCCATGCCCGCCGTGAGGTTCGTGTCGATGCTGTGCACCCAGGGCGTCCGGCCTCCCTCGCCGCGCGGAAGGATGAACACCTCGCCCGACAGATAGATCGGGTGCGATCCGAGCACGTTGAGCGGCGTGCCGCTCCGCCCCGTATAGCTGCCGCCGAGGCTCAGCGAGACGCCCCCGGGGAGGGAAAACTCCTTGGCGCCGTAGATCTTGATCGAATGCGTGCGGTCGCCGGGCAAGGGCCCGACGCGGTTCGCGAGCAGCGAGACCAGGTCGAAGTCGGAGTTGATGTTCGGATCGAGCTGGTTCGTCTCCGGCCGGAACAGGCCCGCGAGGTTGCCGCGCAAGTAGGAGATCGTGTAGCTCGCCTGCGCGAGCCACTGCTTCGAGAAGGTCTTCTGGAAGTAGACCATCAGCGAGTCGTAATCGCGCTCCGCCTTCGGGAAATCCTTGGCCATTCCGTAGCCCGGGTTTCCGATGAAGTACGTCTGCGCCTCGTCCCGGCTCATGTCCTCGACCGCGTAGCCCAGGCTCTGGTGCGTGTACGCGCCGCCGAGGCGCGCGTCGGTGACGATCTCGTACTCGCCGCCCACCACGAACTGATCCGACGACTGCGGCTCCAGATCGGGATCCACCGGCACGCGGTCCGAGCCCGTCACCACGTATTTCTGGTTCGGATCGTACGAGTTGTTGACGCCGTAGAACGGGCCCCAGTTCGAGAGGTTGTCGCGGTCGTCGCACGCGCCGCCGCTCCTGCCCTGCCCCGGATCGCGCGGATCGCACGCGGCCGCCGGGCGGAACGAGCTGATGTTGAGCTCGCCAGGGAACGCGCGATCGACCAGGTTCAGCGTGATGGCCTGGTAGAACCGCGCGAAGTTGGCGAAGATCTTGGATCGACCCTCGCGCGTCGGATCCCAGATCACGCCCACGCGCGGCGACCACTGGTTTGGCAGGGACATGCCCACGTTGCCGTCGTTGCCCGAGACGATCTGCGCGTCGTAGCGCACGCCCAGGTTGACGGTGACGCGATCCATGATGCTCCAGCTATCCTGCACGAAGCCGCCCACGGTCACCGAACGGCTCGTCGCGACGAACTTGTCGAGGAAGACCGGCGAATCCGGGCCCTCGAGGAAGCCATACCGCCGCGAGTCCGCGAAGACCGTGCCGCCCCCGCTCTCGCGGTACGAGTTGCCGCCGCTGAAGCCCTTCGCGTTCGTGTAGTCGAGCACCTCGAAATCGATGCCCGCCTTGAACGTGTGATGCCCGAGCCCCTCCACGAACGCCGTGAAGATCCCGCGCCCCTGATAGCGATTCTGCGATGCCTGACGCAAAAACCCAGGGCCGCCCGTGTTGTAGGTGACGACAGGGCAATAGACGCGCGCCACCTCGACGTTGCCGTTCGGCGCGCATCGGGCGAGCGCCTCGGGGGGCAGATCCTCGAAGTCCATGATCGGATGCCGCCCCGGTCCACCGGAGCGACGCCAGTTCACGGCCGGCAAATACGCATTGGTCCCCGGCGTGTTGACGTCGTCGATGCCCGAGCCGTCCGCGGCTCCCTCGAAGAGACTGCCGTACATCCAGCCGAGCGTGGCGTCGAACAGGTATTTCTTGTTCGCGAACGACGACGACGACTTCAAGACCACGGTGTTCGTGAACGACGAGGAAGAACCGCCGAGCGCCTGATACGGCCCATTGAGGTTCGCCGGGGCGCCGCCGGTCTGCAGATCGAACGGATAGTCGCCGTTGCCGCCCGAGTTCGTGGGCACGCCGAAGACCGAGAGCGATACGTTATGATCCCTGTTGATGTTCCAGGTGAGCTTGCCGATGTACTGCATCGTGCGGGTCGCCGCGTAAGAGTTCCGCGTCGTGCCCGGCAGCCGCTCGGTCAAGTGGAAGCCCGTGTCCTCGTCCCGGATGGGAATGGGGCTTCCCTCCGCGTCGAGCACCGGCGTGCCGTCGGCGTTCTCCTGGTAGAGGAGCTTGTTCAGATTGCGCTCGAGCCGCGTGCGCTGCATGGCGATGCTGAAGCCGGTGAAGAACCAGAGCTTGTCGCGGAGAATCGGCCCTCCGAGCTCGAAGCCGAAATCGTGGACCGAGGAGAGGTACGGATCGGTCGTGATGGTCGAGCCCTCGCGCGGGATGAGCGCGCGCTTGCCCTCGAAAAGCCCCGGCGTGATGCTCGAGAAGACCGAGCCGTGAAACTCGTTCGACCCGCTCTTGGTGACCACGTCCATCACGCCGCCGACCGAGCGGCCGTATTCCGGCAAGTAGCCGGCCGTGATGACGTTGACCTCCTTGACGAACTCGCTCGAAAGAGGCGTGCCGAGGACGCCGAAGGCCGCGTCGTTCGCCGAGATGCCCTCGATGATGAAGCCGTTCTCGGGCGAGGTGGTGCCATTGACGGACACACCAAAAGCGTCCTGGAAGGTGCCGGGCGCGGTGGCGGCGAGGCCCTCGAACGAGCGCCCCGCGCCGCCCTTGCCCGTGGAGGGGTTCACCGCGAGGCGGCGCGAGAACTCGGGATCGATGGTGGTCACGACCTGCGATCGGCCGAGGTCGATGGTGGGCGCGGTCCCGTAGATGACTAGCTCCTTCGGATCGGAAATCGTGACGGTCTCGGGCAAGAGCTGGATGTTCGCCCGCACCGTGGAGCCGCTGCGCAGGTTGATGCCGCCCTGCGTCGAGGGCCGGTAGGTCTCGATCTGCGCATTCACCGAATATCCCTCGCCCGCAGGCAGGCTCGGGACGCTGAAGAAGCCCGTCCCGTCGGTCACCACGATCTGCTCTACCGCCAGCGCGGGTGAGGTGATCGTGATGAGGACATTGGGGACGGGCTTGCCCGTGGAGCTGTCGATCACCTTGCCGTTGATCGTCGAATTGCCCTGCGCGAGCGCTTCCTGACCCACCGCCATGACCGCGACCGCCGCGATCGACGCGACGCCAAGGGAGAAATGATAGTTCGGCCGTCTCACGAGCCTTCTCCTGCGAACCGCCCAATGACAAAAACACGCCCCTCCCGGGCAGGTTCGTCCCGGAAGAGCGTTTTACGGCAGCCGTCGCGGAGCCCTCACGAGGGCCCGAAGCCGGGGAGGAAGAGGCGAGGATAGATCTCCCCGCGCTTCGGGCCCCGCAAAGGGCTCCGATACGCCCGAAGAGCCCTCCAGCGAAAGCCATGCCAGCAGCAAAATGCCGAGACGAACGGGAATGAATCGAGCCGCGCGCCGGTCGCGTTGCGCAGGCTGCGCGATTCGCGCAGGCAGATTGCGCGAGTTGCGCAATTGCCCCGCGCGCGCTCGAAAAAGCCCTCAGCCGGCGTCAGAGACCCGACGGGGACGACGGAGCAGGCTGGGCAAGAGCGGCAGGGTCGCCAAGAGGAGGCCGACGAAGATGTCCTGCAACCACGGAGACCGCACCCCGAGCGCCGCAGGCGCGAGCTTGCCCGCAATCGCCCCCACGAGCCCGAAGACGACCGAGAGCGCCGCCGCCCGCGCCGGCACCTGCCGCCCCCCGAGCCCCGCGCAGATGGCCGGCAAGAGCGAGGCGCCGAGCAGCGCGCCCGCCAGCGTCGACAGCTCGACGATGCCCCCGAGCGGCC includes:
- a CDS encoding TonB-dependent receptor, with translation MRRPNYHFSLGVASIAAVAVMAVGQEALAQGNSTINGKVIDSSTGKPVPNVLITITSPALAVEQIVVTDGTGFFSVPSLPAGEGYSVNAQIETYRPSTQGGINLRSGSTVRANIQLLPETVTISDPKELVIYGTAPTIDLGRSQVVTTIDPEFSRRLAVNPSTGKGGAGRSFEGLAATAPGTFQDAFGVSVNGTTSPENGFIIEGISANDAAFGVLGTPLSSEFVKEVNVITAGYLPEYGRSVGGVMDVVTKSGSNEFHGSVFSSITPGLFEGKRALIPREGSTITTDPYLSSVHDFGFELGGPILRDKLWFFTGFSIAMQRTRLERNLNKLLYQENADGTPVLDAEGSPIPIRDEDTGFHLTERLPGTTRNSYAATRTMQYIGKLTWNINRDHNVSLSVFGVPTNSGGNGDYPFDLQTGGAPANLNGPYQALGGSSSSFTNTVVLKSSSSFANKKYLFDATLGWMYGSLFEGAADGSGIDDVNTPGTNAYLPAVNWRRSGGPGRHPIMDFEDLPPEALARCAPNGNVEVARVYCPVVTYNTGGPGFLRQASQNRYQGRGIFTAFVEGLGHHTFKAGIDFEVLDYTNAKGFSGGNSYRESGGGTVFADSRRYGFLEGPDSPVFLDKFVATSRSVTVGGFVQDSWSIMDRVTVNLGVRYDAQIVSGNDGNVGMSLPNQWSPRVGVIWDPTREGRSKIFANFARFYQAITLNLVDRAFPGELNISSFRPAAACDPRDPGQGRSGGACDDRDNLSNWGPFYGVNNSYDPNQKYVVTGSDRVPVDPDLEPQSSDQFVVGGEYEIVTDARLGGAYTHQSLGYAVEDMSRDEAQTYFIGNPGYGMAKDFPKAERDYDSLMVYFQKTFSKQWLAQASYTISYLRGNLAGLFRPETNQLDPNINSDFDLVSLLANRVGPLPGDRTHSIKIYGAKEFSLPGGVSLSLGGSYTGRSGTPLNVLGSHPIYLSGEVFILPRGEGGRTPWVHSIDTNLTAGMEIAKGSRLMVGLDVFNLFNFQAHTGVDQNYTFSDVRPIPKGTTGDLAADKGKLVYYDGTPFNDADKNPNFGKPTQFQTPRQFRINARVTF